A window of the Lolium perenne isolate Kyuss_39 chromosome 7, Kyuss_2.0, whole genome shotgun sequence genome harbors these coding sequences:
- the LOC127319110 gene encoding uncharacterized protein, whose amino-acid sequence MASSVRGGGRGGGAGAEETAPLPLPPPPRLVAAMSSSSPASIRALLSRTAGGGAADCQQSPRSLLSRILLRGGDHHNHGGNGGGGGGTFGCRVRLPRRYSSTSNASSDGGGARKDDGSAASEVSADDVGGAARVKVVERVPELPLETPRSSLGSGRKKPEEELVSMNLGLGASLVLLLSKSAVELNRMVELRAQMEALASEMRQMTPPGNEKQGAAGPAAASSTTSSQESTVIKDPIAAEDALSDNCSGARTADRRAVAVLDHSQMEAELQVELGRLQMQHRAVHVEKRAIAPPMQGLKLPPLHVKTKNHVAVDSPSRSCVDDGDVVQENAEQEEDEDDDEEEEYDDEDDDDLSEGHGAVVDGNSSPPHGGVSARALERRLHELLQRRQQDRIVQLEAALDGAQRKLQEREREVVWWRDAAKLVSHRRDESRRLRCTAAS is encoded by the exons ATGGCGAGTTCGGTGAGAGGTGGTGGACGAGGAGGAGGGGCTGGGGCAGAGGAAACAGCGCCGCTGCCTCTGCCACCGCCGCCGCGTCTGGTGGCGGCCATGTCCTCGTCCTCGCCTGCCTCCATCCGGGCTCTTCTGTCCAGGActgcgggcggcggcgcggccgacTGCCAGCAGTCGCCGCGCTCGCTGCTGTCCCGCATCCTGCTGCGCGGCGGGGATCATCATAATCACGGCGGGaacggcggtggaggaggaggtacgTTCGGGTGCCGAGTCAGGCTGCCGCGGCGGTACAGTAGCACTAGCAACGCCTCGTCTGACGGTGGCGGCGCGAGGAAGGACGACGGCAGCGCGGCCTCAGAGGTGTCCGCGGACGATGTCGGCGGCGCCGCCAGGGTCAAGGTCGTGGAGCGGGTGCCGGAGCTGCCCCTTGAAACTCCTCGGAGCTCTCTAG GGTCAGGGAGGAAGAAGCCGGAGGAGGAGCTCGTGTCGATGAACCTCGGGCTGGGCGCGAGCCTGGTGCTGCTCCTGTCCAAGAGCGCGGTGGAGCTGAACAGGATGGTGGAGCTGCGCGCGCAGATGGAGGCGCTCGCGTCGGAGATGAGGCAGATGACGCCGCCCGGGAACGAGAAGCAAGGCGCCGCCGGTCCAGCTGCCGCGTCGTCCACCACCTCCTCCCAAGAATCCACAGTGATCAAGGATCCCATCGCCGCCGAGGACGCGCTGTCCGACAACTGCTCCGGCGCCAGGACCGCCGATCGCCGCGCCGTGGCCGTGCTGGACCACAGCCAGATGGAGGCGGAGCTCCAGGTGGAGCTCGGCCGCCTGCAGATGCAGCACCGCGCCGTGCACGTCGAGAAACGCGCCATCGCGCCGCCTATGCAAGGGCTCAAG CTGCCGCCGCTGCATGTGAAGACGAAGAACCACGTGGCCGTAGACAGCCCGTCGAGGAGCTGCGTCGACGACGGTGACGTGGTGCAGGAGAATGCCGAgcaggaggaggatgaagacgacgatgaagaggaagagTACGATGATGAGGATGACGACGACCTCAGCGAGGGGCATGGCGCCGTGGTGGACGGCAACAGCAGCCCCCCGCACGGCGGCGTGTCGGCGCGGGCGCTGGAGCGGCGGCTGCACGAGCTGCTGCAGCGGCGGCAGCAGGACCGGATCGTGCAGCTGGAGGCGGCGCTGGACGGCGCGCAGCGGAAGCTCCAGGAGCGGGAGCGCGAGGTGGTGTGGTGGCGCGACGCCGCCAAGCTCGTCTCCCACCGCCGCGACGAGTCCCGCCGCCTCAGATGCACCGCCGCCTCCTGA